In Vibrio diazotrophicus, the following proteins share a genomic window:
- a CDS encoding lipid A deacylase LpxR family protein: MSVSRIFLLLTCSFSALAAQTPTVTLNVDNDGIYGIDQDYTSGLFLSYTSGAVRPNWWSRPLSLSAWGATSLDKWEVSLGHKMWTPSDITLDTPQPNERPYAGLLHGEFSYISLHPQQAQRFNLLIGTTGESSLSEEAQRIVHSITKSDDPNGWAYQVEDKVVGSVGYLSHFNLIRQRFTMSTDFEISNISEVNIGNYRSDAATGFMVRWGQDLAGNFGSAQISVENPFKAGMIGASDYGWFLFGGIEGRYRFNDITIEGNRPLEGLEHPASYYEVTLEPWQATAVAGAAWYSRHFGFTFTTTANTSEYKQDKKSLHGTGGVSFYAFF, from the coding sequence ATGTCCGTATCCCGCATTTTCCTTTTATTAACATGCAGTTTTTCTGCTCTTGCTGCTCAAACGCCGACTGTAACTCTCAACGTTGATAACGATGGTATTTACGGGATAGACCAAGACTACACTAGCGGTCTTTTCCTTTCGTACACCTCTGGTGCCGTTCGTCCAAATTGGTGGTCAAGGCCACTTAGTCTTTCCGCTTGGGGAGCTACCAGTTTAGATAAGTGGGAGGTCAGCTTGGGTCATAAAATGTGGACACCTTCAGATATCACGCTTGATACACCACAACCGAATGAACGCCCCTATGCAGGCTTACTACACGGTGAATTCAGCTACATCAGCTTGCACCCGCAACAGGCGCAACGCTTTAATCTGCTGATTGGAACCACAGGCGAGAGTTCTCTTTCTGAAGAAGCTCAACGCATCGTTCATTCCATTACAAAATCTGACGATCCAAACGGTTGGGCTTATCAGGTTGAAGACAAAGTGGTGGGCAGTGTCGGCTATCTTTCTCATTTCAACTTAATTCGCCAACGCTTCACCATGAGCACGGACTTTGAAATCTCCAATATTTCAGAAGTAAATATCGGTAACTACCGTAGCGATGCCGCAACAGGATTTATGGTTCGTTGGGGACAAGATTTGGCGGGTAACTTTGGTAGCGCGCAAATTTCTGTGGAAAACCCATTTAAGGCAGGCATGATTGGCGCGTCTGACTATGGTTGGTTTCTTTTTGGTGGTATTGAAGGGCGATATCGTTTTAACGACATCACAATTGAAGGAAACAGACCACTAGAAGGCCTAGAGCATCCGGCAAGTTATTACGAAGTGACTTTAGAACCTTGGCAAGCTACGGCTGTAGCAGGCGCTGCATGGTACAGCCGCCACTTCGGTTTTACCTTTACAACAACCGCCAATACTTCTGAATACAAGCAAGATAAGAAATCTCTACATGGTACTGGCGGCGTTTCTTTCTACGCGTTTTTCTAG
- the pflB gene encoding formate C-acetyltransferase translates to MAEQFAKAWEGFAAGEWQNEVNVRDFIQKNYTPYEGDESFLVSEGTEATKTLWAKVMEGIKQENSTHAPVDFDTSVISTITAHDAGYIEKDLETIVGLQTDAPLKRAIIPNGGIRMVEGSCKAYDRELDPMVSKIYTEYRKTHNAGVFDIYTPDILACRKSGVLTGLPDAYGRGRIIGDYRRVALYGIDFLMKDKLAQFTSLQERFENGEDLHMTMQLREEIAEQHRALGQIKKMAAKYGCDISRPAETAQEAIQWTYFGYLAAVKSQNGAAMSLGRTSTFLDVYIERDIAAGKLTEAQAQEMIDHFVMKLRMVRFLRTPEYDELFSGDPIWATESMGGMGLDGRTLVTRSNFRFLNSLYTMGPSPEPNITVLWSEALPDGFKRFCAKVSIDTSSIQYENDDLMRPDMNSDDYAIACCVSPMVVGKQMQFFGARANLAKTMLYTINGGIDEKLKIQVGPKMDKISGEYLDYNELWEKMDHFMDWLAKQYVTALNAIHFMHDKYSYEASLMALHDRDVIRTMACGIAGLSVAADSLSAIKYAKVKPIRDEDGLAIDFEIEGDYPKFGNNDSRVDDIACELVSVFMNKIRELKTYRNAIPTQSILTITSNVVYGKKTGNTPDGRRAGTPFAPGANPMHGRDEKGAVASLTSVAKLPFADAQDGISYTFSIVPNALGKEEASQRANLAGLMDGYFHHEAGKLEGGQHLNVNVLNRDTLLDAVKHPEKYPQLTIRVSGYAVRFNSLTAEQQADVIARTFTESM, encoded by the coding sequence ATGGCAGAGCAATTTGCTAAAGCTTGGGAAGGTTTTGCTGCAGGTGAGTGGCAAAATGAAGTAAACGTTCGTGATTTCATTCAAAAGAACTACACTCCATACGAGGGTGACGAATCTTTCCTAGTTTCTGAAGGAACTGAAGCGACTAAAACGCTTTGGGCTAAGGTAATGGAAGGCATCAAACAGGAGAACTCTACTCACGCTCCTGTGGATTTTGACACTTCAGTTATCTCTACCATCACTGCTCACGATGCAGGCTACATTGAAAAAGATCTAGAAACTATCGTTGGTCTTCAAACTGACGCTCCACTTAAGCGTGCAATCATCCCTAACGGTGGTATCCGTATGGTTGAAGGTTCATGCAAAGCATATGATCGTGAACTTGATCCTATGGTTTCTAAAATCTACACAGAATACCGTAAAACTCACAACGCTGGTGTTTTCGACATCTACACTCCAGACATCCTTGCATGTCGTAAATCTGGTGTACTAACGGGTCTTCCTGACGCATACGGCCGTGGTCGTATCATCGGTGACTACCGTCGTGTTGCACTATACGGTATCGACTTCCTAATGAAGGACAAACTAGCTCAATTCACGTCTCTACAAGAGCGTTTTGAGAACGGTGAAGACCTTCACATGACTATGCAACTTCGTGAAGAAATTGCTGAGCAACACCGCGCTCTTGGTCAAATCAAAAAAATGGCTGCGAAATACGGCTGCGATATTTCTCGTCCAGCTGAAACTGCTCAAGAAGCTATCCAATGGACTTACTTCGGCTACCTAGCTGCTGTTAAGTCTCAAAACGGTGCTGCAATGTCTCTAGGCCGTACTTCTACGTTCCTAGACGTGTACATCGAGCGTGATATCGCTGCAGGTAAACTCACAGAAGCTCAAGCTCAAGAAATGATCGACCACTTCGTAATGAAACTGCGTATGGTTCGTTTCCTACGTACTCCTGAGTACGATGAGCTATTCTCTGGCGACCCAATTTGGGCAACAGAATCAATGGGTGGTATGGGTCTTGACGGTCGTACGCTAGTAACGCGTTCTAACTTCCGTTTCCTAAACAGCCTATACACTATGGGTCCTTCTCCAGAGCCAAACATCACTGTTCTTTGGTCTGAAGCGCTACCAGACGGTTTCAAACGTTTCTGTGCAAAAGTATCTATTGATACTTCTTCTATCCAGTACGAAAACGATGACCTAATGCGTCCAGACATGAACTCTGACGATTACGCAATTGCATGTTGTGTATCTCCAATGGTTGTTGGTAAACAAATGCAGTTCTTTGGTGCTCGTGCGAACCTTGCTAAAACGATGCTTTACACCATCAACGGCGGTATCGATGAGAAACTGAAAATCCAAGTTGGTCCAAAAATGGACAAGATCTCTGGTGAATACCTAGATTACAACGAACTTTGGGAAAAAATGGACCACTTCATGGATTGGCTAGCTAAGCAGTATGTGACTGCACTAAACGCTATCCACTTCATGCACGACAAGTACAGCTACGAAGCGTCTCTAATGGCTCTACATGACCGTGACGTTATCCGTACTATGGCATGTGGTATCGCAGGTCTATCTGTTGCAGCTGACTCACTATCTGCAATCAAATACGCGAAAGTTAAACCAATTCGTGACGAAGATGGTCTAGCAATCGACTTCGAAATCGAAGGCGATTACCCTAAATTCGGTAACAACGATTCTCGCGTAGATGATATCGCTTGTGAACTTGTATCTGTATTCATGAACAAGATCCGTGAGCTTAAGACTTACCGTAATGCGATTCCTACTCAGTCTATCCTTACTATCACTTCAAACGTGGTATACGGTAAGAAAACTGGTAACACTCCTGACGGTCGTCGTGCTGGTACTCCATTTGCACCTGGTGCAAACCCAATGCACGGTCGTGACGAGAAAGGTGCGGTAGCATCATTGACTTCAGTAGCGAAACTACCGTTTGCTGACGCTCAAGATGGTATCTCTTACACCTTCTCTATCGTTCCTAACGCATTAGGTAAAGAAGAAGCAAGCCAACGTGCTAACCTTGCAGGCCTAATGGATGGTTACTTCCACCACGAAGCTGGCAAACTAGAAGGTGGTCAACACCTAAACGTTAACGTGCTTAACCGCGACACTCTACTAGACGCTGTTAAACACCCAGAGAAATACCCTCAGCTAACTATCCGTGTATCTGGTTACGCTGTTCGTTTCAACTCTCTGACTGCTGAACAACAAGCTGACGTTATCGCTCGTACATTTACTGAGTCTATGTAA
- a CDS encoding DUF3360 family protein: MSEAVNKAHSDSDIETKSYSELHRPASEFDSRSDYLDHELQIMKPRRFGLNLPGRDFRFELEDFVPALAGTIGIIAMYSAVMMSWAEGLTQAWDHVHLTKEFAIEVARVEMLIPALLFCVLASGVFNPKANLAGNHGPMIPLIGTIALAGAHPLALALLIGVFGLLLSFFKGGSKLVNLTSEGTAGGLLIFLGLTGTISQINSIQAWAVSLQSADVAAGSMGYVGLVVLGVTVAIYAYLAKINKRWLAIPVCAFTGLAIALLFGAGFDIKFETQMGLPNLNPVYWWGSTEEGWMLGLPNMEHFIASLPFAILAVAMWSPDFLGHRIFQEMNYPRGTEKVLMDVDDTMTMCSFRQMVGTAVGGGNITSSWGTYMIPAAIAKRPIPAGAILLGLIVMTVAVLGFPMDVAVWPPVMRVALLVGVSLPLLEAGMQMVRDTKDSQAAGICIFASIVANPVLAWALTMFLDNNGLIGDKERASRLSFMDKIVIPVTVFIICLVAMLAVGMLEAQYGLKAWL, from the coding sequence ATGTCAGAAGCAGTGAATAAAGCGCATTCTGATTCAGATATCGAGACTAAGAGCTACAGTGAGCTTCATCGTCCAGCGTCTGAGTTCGACAGCCGTTCAGATTACTTAGATCATGAACTACAAATCATGAAGCCTCGCCGCTTTGGTTTAAACTTGCCGGGTCGCGATTTCCGTTTCGAACTAGAAGATTTCGTTCCTGCTCTTGCTGGTACTATCGGCATCATCGCGATGTACTCAGCAGTTATGATGTCTTGGGCGGAAGGTTTAACTCAAGCTTGGGATCACGTTCATCTAACGAAAGAGTTCGCCATCGAAGTCGCTCGTGTGGAAATGTTGATTCCTGCACTCTTATTCTGTGTGCTTGCTTCTGGTGTATTCAACCCTAAAGCAAACTTAGCAGGTAACCACGGTCCGATGATTCCACTTATCGGTACTATCGCTCTAGCCGGTGCTCACCCTCTTGCATTAGCATTGCTTATCGGTGTCTTTGGTCTGCTACTTAGCTTTTTCAAAGGTGGTTCTAAGCTTGTTAACCTCACTTCTGAAGGCACTGCTGGCGGTTTACTTATCTTCTTAGGTTTAACGGGTACAATCAGTCAGATTAACTCCATCCAAGCTTGGGCTGTGAGTTTACAATCCGCAGACGTAGCCGCGGGAAGCATGGGTTATGTCGGTTTAGTTGTACTTGGTGTGACCGTTGCTATCTACGCTTACCTAGCGAAAATCAACAAGCGTTGGCTTGCAATCCCTGTGTGTGCGTTTACTGGTCTAGCTATCGCATTGCTATTCGGCGCAGGTTTTGACATCAAATTCGAAACACAAATGGGCCTTCCAAACCTTAACCCAGTTTACTGGTGGGGCAGCACTGAAGAAGGTTGGATGTTAGGTCTTCCTAACATGGAACACTTCATCGCATCTCTACCATTCGCAATTCTTGCAGTGGCAATGTGGTCACCAGACTTCCTTGGTCACCGTATTTTCCAAGAGATGAACTACCCTAGAGGTACTGAAAAAGTACTAATGGACGTAGATGACACTATGACTATGTGTTCATTCCGTCAAATGGTTGGTACAGCGGTTGGTGGTGGTAACATCACTTCATCTTGGGGTACTTACATGATCCCTGCGGCTATCGCTAAACGTCCAATTCCTGCGGGTGCAATTCTGCTTGGTCTGATCGTAATGACTGTTGCGGTACTTGGTTTCCCTATGGACGTTGCAGTATGGCCACCTGTAATGCGTGTTGCGCTACTAGTAGGTGTATCTCTACCTCTACTAGAAGCAGGTATGCAAATGGTTCGCGATACTAAAGACTCACAAGCGGCTGGTATCTGTATCTTCGCTTCTATTGTTGCGAACCCAGTATTGGCTTGGGCTCTAACCATGTTCCTAGACAACAACGGTCTAATCGGTGACAAAGAACGTGCTTCACGTTTGTCATTCATGGATAAAATTGTTATCCCTGTAACCGTGTTTATTATCTGTCTTGTTGCTATGCTTGCAGTTGGTATGCTAGAAGCTCAATATGGTCTTAAAGCTTGGTTATAA
- a CDS encoding ABC transporter ATP-binding protein, with translation MNEVPALDIKQLHKTFGQNEVLKGISLQAHKGDVISIIGSSGSGKSTFLRCINLLETPTDGEIWVNGELIQMKKNRQGVSLPANEKQVQRIRSRLAMVFQGFNLWSHMTVLENVIEAPVHVLGVPKAQAIENAELLLKKVGLYERKDYYPGHLSGGQQQRAAIARALAVEPEVLLFDEPTSALDPELVGEVLGVMRSLAEEGRTMLVVTHEMAFARDVSNHVLFLHQGVVEEQGDPKKLFSNPDSERLKQFISSIY, from the coding sequence ATGAATGAAGTACCAGCGCTCGATATAAAACAACTGCACAAAACATTTGGCCAGAATGAAGTTCTGAAAGGCATTTCACTTCAAGCACATAAAGGGGATGTTATCTCTATTATAGGCTCATCCGGTTCTGGCAAAAGTACCTTTCTACGTTGCATCAATTTACTCGAAACACCGACAGATGGCGAAATCTGGGTTAATGGTGAATTGATTCAAATGAAAAAGAACCGTCAAGGTGTCTCTCTTCCTGCCAATGAAAAACAAGTGCAGCGTATCCGTTCGCGCTTAGCTATGGTTTTTCAAGGATTCAACCTCTGGTCACACATGACAGTGCTGGAAAACGTGATTGAAGCACCTGTTCACGTTTTAGGTGTTCCTAAAGCTCAAGCAATAGAAAATGCTGAACTACTATTGAAGAAAGTAGGTCTTTACGAGCGAAAAGATTACTACCCTGGGCACCTCTCTGGAGGTCAGCAACAACGCGCTGCAATTGCAAGAGCGCTCGCTGTTGAACCTGAAGTATTACTGTTTGACGAGCCAACATCAGCTCTTGACCCCGAGTTAGTAGGTGAAGTGCTGGGAGTTATGCGCTCGTTAGCTGAAGAAGGGCGAACCATGTTAGTGGTTACTCATGAAATGGCTTTTGCTCGTGACGTTTCTAATCATGTATTGTTTTTGCATCAAGGAGTGGTGGAAGAACAGGGCGATCCTAAAAAGCTGTTTAGTAATCCCGATTCAGAGCGTCTTAAGCAGTTTATCTCTTCAATCTATTAA
- a CDS encoding ABC transporter substrate-binding protein has product MKKWLLVAAIAATAATGVAQAKEWKTVRFGIEGAYPPFSWTESDGSLKGFDVDMANALCEEMAVKCQIVAQDWDGIIPSLLARKYDAIIAAMSITEERKKKVDFTSKYALIPNKFIAKKGAGLDFSKEGLKGVKIGVQRATTHDKYLTDNYGDSVEIVRYGSFDEAYLDLANGRIASVLGDASALEDGVLNKPGGEGYEFVGPSLTDPKWFGDGFGIAVRKQDKDLTEKLNGAIASLREKGVYQQIAAKYFKYDVYGD; this is encoded by the coding sequence ATGAAAAAGTGGTTATTAGTTGCGGCAATAGCTGCTACAGCTGCGACCGGTGTTGCCCAAGCGAAAGAGTGGAAAACTGTACGCTTCGGTATTGAAGGCGCTTACCCTCCGTTTAGCTGGACAGAATCAGATGGTTCTCTGAAAGGCTTTGACGTTGATATGGCAAACGCGCTTTGTGAAGAGATGGCAGTAAAATGCCAAATCGTTGCTCAAGACTGGGATGGTATTATTCCTTCTCTACTTGCTCGTAAATACGACGCAATCATCGCAGCGATGTCTATCACTGAAGAGCGCAAGAAGAAAGTCGATTTCACTAGTAAATATGCACTGATTCCTAACAAATTTATCGCTAAGAAAGGCGCGGGTTTAGATTTCTCTAAAGAAGGTCTTAAAGGCGTTAAAATTGGTGTGCAACGTGCAACCACTCACGACAAGTACCTGACTGACAACTACGGTGATTCTGTAGAAATCGTTCGTTACGGTTCGTTCGATGAAGCTTACCTTGATCTTGCAAATGGTCGTATTGCTTCTGTTCTAGGTGATGCGTCTGCACTAGAAGATGGCGTACTAAACAAACCAGGTGGCGAAGGCTATGAATTCGTTGGTCCTTCGTTGACTGATCCTAAATGGTTCGGTGACGGTTTTGGTATTGCAGTTCGTAAACAAGATAAAGACCTGACTGAAAAGCTAAATGGCGCTATCGCTTCACTTCGTGAAAAAGGCGTTTATCAACAAATCGCTGCCAAATACTTCAAATACGACGTATACGGCGATTAA
- a CDS encoding ABC transporter permease, whose product MLDLQGYEASIAKGAVLTIEVAILSLLLAVVLGMLGALAKLSPYAWAKGIATLYTTIIRGIPDLVLMMLIFFGGQILLNNSLYSINESLNNWLGTADEWVQYVPDYIDVSPFIAGVLTIGFIFGAYMAETFRGAIMAVDKGEMEAAKAYGMSAVLSFRRILLPQMIRHALPGFGNNWLVLLKTTALVSIIGLEDMVRMSSLAAGSTKMPFTFYMTVAVIFLVFTSISTGLLKLVERKFSIHTR is encoded by the coding sequence ATGCTGGATCTACAGGGATATGAAGCCTCTATCGCAAAGGGGGCTGTACTCACCATTGAAGTTGCAATACTTTCACTATTGTTAGCCGTTGTGCTTGGCATGTTAGGAGCTCTAGCGAAGTTATCTCCTTACGCTTGGGCTAAGGGTATCGCGACTCTTTACACCACCATTATTCGTGGCATCCCAGACCTTGTTCTGATGATGCTGATTTTCTTCGGTGGTCAAATCTTATTAAATAACAGTCTTTACTCAATCAACGAATCTCTAAATAACTGGCTTGGTACTGCCGATGAATGGGTTCAGTATGTGCCTGATTACATCGATGTGAGCCCTTTTATTGCTGGTGTATTAACGATAGGGTTTATCTTTGGTGCATACATGGCAGAAACCTTTCGCGGCGCAATCATGGCGGTGGATAAAGGCGAAATGGAGGCGGCTAAAGCTTATGGTATGAGCGCTGTATTGTCGTTCAGACGCATACTTCTACCGCAAATGATTCGTCACGCGCTACCGGGGTTTGGTAACAACTGGCTGGTACTGCTGAAAACGACTGCGCTGGTTTCTATTATCGGTTTAGAAGATATGGTTCGCATGAGTTCATTGGCTGCTGGTTCGACGAAAATGCCATTTACCTTCTACATGACGGTTGCAGTCATATTCCTTGTTTTTACCAGCATTTCGACCGGCCTGCTTAAGCTAGTTGAGCGTAAATTTAGTATTCATACGAGGTAG
- a CDS encoding ABC transporter permease yields MDFSLIIESLPIYFQGLWTTVWLVSLSLIIGICIAIPLAIARNSKNYALNLPSWGYIYFFRGTPLLVQLYLIYYGMDQFFPVKGTLWENAWFCALVAFILNTSAYTAEIVRGAINGLPKGEVEAAKAYGMSVFQTYRRIILPSALRRALPAYSNEVIFMIHGSAVAGIVTIMDLTGAARLVNSRYYAPFESFLTAGLFYMSLTFIVLWCFKGAEKRFLRYLRPLS; encoded by the coding sequence ATGGACTTTTCACTGATTATTGAAAGCCTTCCAATTTACTTTCAAGGCTTATGGACAACAGTATGGTTAGTGTCTCTCTCTCTGATCATTGGTATATGTATTGCAATTCCTTTAGCTATCGCACGTAACAGTAAAAACTATGCGCTGAATTTGCCTTCTTGGGGCTACATCTATTTCTTCCGAGGTACGCCATTACTGGTGCAGCTATATCTGATTTACTACGGTATGGATCAGTTTTTCCCTGTAAAAGGAACCCTTTGGGAAAATGCGTGGTTCTGTGCTTTGGTGGCGTTTATTCTCAACACTTCTGCCTACACCGCAGAGATTGTGCGTGGTGCAATTAATGGTCTGCCAAAAGGTGAAGTTGAAGCCGCTAAAGCTTATGGTATGAGTGTATTCCAAACTTATCGCCGTATTATTCTGCCAAGTGCACTTCGTCGTGCATTGCCGGCTTACAGTAACGAAGTGATTTTTATGATTCACGGCAGTGCAGTGGCAGGTATCGTTACCATTATGGATTTAACGGGTGCTGCACGTTTGGTGAATTCACGTTATTACGCACCATTTGAATCATTCTTAACAGCTGGTCTGTTCTATATGAGCTTAACCTTCATTGTACTTTGGTGCTTTAAAGGTGCTGAAAAACGTTTCTTGCGCTATTTGCGTCCACTTAGCTAA